The Argentina anserina chromosome 3, drPotAnse1.1, whole genome shotgun sequence genome includes a region encoding these proteins:
- the LOC126789291 gene encoding uncharacterized protein LOC126789291, with the protein MLHSRGELLLMLDADGATKVNDVEKLEKQIHTEFMRGNSPSSNSNSKISDIPIAAFGSRAHLEEKALASRKWYRNFLMKSFHLVVLLAAGPGIRDTQCGFKLFTRSAARKLFTNICLKR; encoded by the exons ATGCTTCATTCAAGGGGTGAGCTACTTCTAATGCTAGATGCAGATGGTGCGACAAAGGTTAATGATGTAgaaaaacttgaaaaacag ATCCATACAGAGTTTATGCGTGGGAACTCGCCTTCTAGTAATTCAAATTCTAAAATATCTGATATCCCAATTGCTGCATTTGGTTCCCGTGCTCATCTCGAGGAGAAGGCCTTAGCTTCA AGGAAGTGGTACCGCAATTTCTTAATGAAAAGTTTCCATCTTGTGGTTCTTCTGGCTGCTGGTCCTGGAATTCGTGATACTCAG TGTGGTTTTAAGTTGTTCACTAGGTCTGCTGCAAGGAAGCTTTTCACTAACATCTGTTTGAAGAGGTGA